DNA from Pseudomonadota bacterium:
CGTAAAACAGAGCGTAAGCTGATTCATACATACTTTGATGTGTGTGAAGAGGTGATGACAAACTTGAAGCCTGAAAATTACGATGTAGCGATTGATCTACTTAAGTTCCCTGAAATGATTAAAGGGTACGGTCCTGTTAAAGAGCGTAACGTTGAGCGTGCACTGAAAAAGCTGGAAAGAGATATGAAGGCTTTTAAAGGGGCGAAAGAAGATAAAAAAGAGGCGAAGCCTCAAAAACTTAAAGTGGCAATTTCTTAAAGAAAGAAGCCCTTAAATAACACAATAAAATAGGAAGAGAGAGCATGAACTTTGGACTATCAGAAGACCATATCATTCTAAGAGATGCGATCCGTAAATTTGCAGAAGATGAAATTGCGCCGCATGCAATGGAGCTGGATGCAAAAGAGGAATTCTCAGTTGAGATTACGCAGAAAATGGGTGAAATGGGCTTGTTTGGCATGTATGTACCAGCAGAGTATGGCGGTCAGGGCATGGACATGCTTTCTTACGTGATTGCAATGGAGGAACTGTCTCGTGTTGATGGTTCTCATGCAGCAACAGTTACAGCGCACAACTCGATTGGTGTGGGTCCTATTCTTAATTTTGGTACTGACGCGCAGAAGCAAAAATATCTTCCTAAAATGTGTACAGGTGAAATGCTTTGGGGCTTTGGCCTTACTGAGCCGAATGCGGGAAGTGATAGCCGCGGTACGCAAACCACAGCTAAGAAAGATGGCGATGAGTGGGTCATTAATGGGTCTAAAATCTTCATTACAAACGTAAGTAACCCACTTGCGGGTGGTTTGACTGTGCAAGCTAAAACAGGTGAAAAAGACGGCAAGCCAGAGCTTACGTGTTTCTTGATTGATAAAGAGACTGAAGGTCTGAGTGTGAAAACGATGCATGGTAAACTCATGTGGCGTGCTTCTGATACAGCTGAAGTTTATCTGGATAATGTGCGTGTAAAAGACGATGCAATTGTAGGTGAAATTGGTAAAGGGAGCTCTCAAATGCTGACAGCTCTAGATGCTGGTCGCCTTGGTATTGCAGCCATGGGTCTTGGCGCAGCGCAGGGTGCATTTGAAAGAGCTGTTGAGTACTCAAAAGAGCGTAAGCAGTTTGGTAAGCCAATTTCTAAGTTCCAAGGTATTTCTTTCAAACTTGCTGATATGGCGATGGAAATTGATGTGGCAAGAAGTTACTTGTATCAAGCGGCGCGCATGAAAGATGCTGGTGTACCATTCACGAAAGAGGCTTCTATTGCTAAGCTTTACTGTACTGAAGTGGCTGGCCGCGTAACGGACTGGGCGATTCAGGTGCATGGTGGTTACGGTCTTATGCAAGAGTATGACGTTGAGCGTTTTTGGCGTGACCAGCGTATTCTTCAGATTGGTGAGGGGAGCTCAGAAGTGCAGAGGATTGTGATTGCAAGGCAACTGGGTTGTTAAGTATCTCTTGTAAATGAATGCGAAAAGGCTGTTACAATGAGTGACAGCCTTTTTGTTTGGGTTTATGATGGTGTTTCAAGTTTAAAGAAAACAACAAAACGGTACATGTAATGAGCGATAAGAACCAGCAGTTTAGATCTGAACAAGATACAATGGGAACAGTAGAAGTTCCTTCTGAGGCGTATTGGGGTGCTCAAACCCAGCGTTCATTGCATAACTTTAAAATTGGTACGCAGAAATTTACACCGGATTTTGTACGTGCTTACGCATACCTTAAAAAAGCATGTGCTACAGTCAATGCTGACCTTGGTAAGTTGGAGCGTGAAAAGGCGGATGCGATCTGTCGTGCGGCGACTGAGGTTGTTGAGGGTAAGTTTAATGACCAGTTTCCTCTTGCTGTTTGGCAGACAGGTTCAGGTACGCAAACAAACATGAACGTCAACGAAGTGATTGCAAACCGCGCAATTGAAAACGAAGAAGGTGTGATCGGTTCTAAAGACCCAATTCACCCGAATGATCATGTGAATATGGGCCAATCAACAAACGATACATTCCCAACTGCAATGCATATTAGTGCAGTGCTTGCGGTAGAGGAGAAGCTTCTTCCAGCCCTTAAAAAGCTACAAACGGCTCTGCATGAAAAGTCTGAGTCATTCCGCCACATTATTAAAATTGGTCGTACGCACCTGCAAGATGCAACACCTTTGACGCTTGGCCAAGAGTTCAGTGGTTATGCAGCGCAGCTAACAAAAGGCATTGAGCGTGTGGAAGCAATTCTCCCAGAGCTTAAGGAGCTTGCGGTTGGTGGTACAGCTGTAGGGACAGGTATTAATACGCACCCAGAGTTTGATGCGCGTGTGGTGAAAGAAGTGTCTCGCCTAACAGGGCATGATTTTACTGTGGCGATGAATAAGTTTGAAGCGATTGCAACGCATGATGCAATTGTAAACGGAAGTGGTGTTCTAAACACGATTGCAACGTCATGCATGAAAGTTGCGAACGACATTCGTCTGCTTGCATCTGGCCCTCGTTGCGGTATTGGTGAATTGAATCTTCCATCAAACGAGCCGGGCAGTTCAATTATGCCAGGTAAGGTAAACCCAACGCAGTCTGAAGCTCTTACAATGGTATGTGCTCAAGTTATGGGGAACCATGTAGCAGTTACCGTTGCAGGGTCTAATGGTCATTTTGAGCTAAATGCATTTAAGCCTGTGATGATTCATAACTTCCTTGAGTCAGTTGATATCCTGAGTGATGCAATGGTGAGTTTTGCAGATAACTGTGTGGTTGGTATTCAGCCAAACCGTGAGAAGATTGACCATAACCTGACAAACTCTCTCATGCTTGTAACAGCACTGAACCCTGTGATTGGTTACGATAACGCAGCCAAGGTTGCGAAAAAGGCCCATGCTGAGAACACGACTCTGAAAGAATCTGCAATCTCTATGGGGCTTGTGGATGAGGTGACATTTGACAATGTTGTGCGTCCTGAAACAATGGTTGAGCCTCAGAAATAATTAAGCAATTAGCAGCTTTACTTTTTTCAAGCTCAAGTAGATGGACTACTACACGCTTTTCAAAAAGATAAACCTGCTAAACCTTAATTATTTCTGTGTATAGGTTATAGTTATGAATAAGCTTTTTTATCCATCTCCAAATCACGAGCCTCGCACAGAGGATATAAAGTACATTGTTGTACACGGGACATGGATGGAAAGTGATAAAGAGGCGCTTGAGCGCCTCTCATGCCCTCAGGCGAAGGTGAGTTGCCATTACTATATTGATCAGCAAGGCCAGCTTATTCAAATGGTGGCGGAGACCCAAGTGGCGTGGCATGCAGGTGTGAGCGCGTGGCGAGATGATGTCAGCTTGAATAAAAATTCAATCGGTATTGAGGTGTCTGTTCTGCCTCATCAAAAATTCCATGAATGCCAATATGAGACGCTTGAATGGCTCCTTAAAGACTTGAGGGAGCGTTATGCGCTCTCTACGGATGTTGTACTTGCACATAGTGATATTGCGCCGAACCGTAAAGATGATCCGGGGCGTGGTTTTGATTGGGGGCGCTTAGCCTCTCGGGATTTGGTTTTAAATAAACCTGAGTCTTTAGATGTAACAAATCCTGAAAGCCTGCGTGCGTTTGGCTATGTGGGCGAGGATGCTCATATCCTTAAAGCAGCAAAGTTGCGCTGGGGCTAATTACTCAGTTTTGTGAGCGCGCTTAATAAATTTCATCGCTTTTCTTGAAAATTTTCCAGCTGATACAAATGGCATGACTTTAGAAATAAGGGGCATGATCCATCCGTGAATCTGTAGGAAAAAGGCACCAAGGTATGTGCTCCCAAGCCATGCAAGCATGGCTGTAAAAAGATTAATAATGAAAATAACAATTCCAGCAAAAAATCCATAAATAGCTGTAATGAGGCTGGTGATACCCAGTGCGCTCATAATGCCAAGGAGCCATGTGATGATAGGTGTAATGATGGCAGCAAAGAATCCCCAAATGCTAACAGCAAGTGCACTGGTGAGCATAAAGGCCCATAGGTAAAGGCTGAAAGCGAGTACGAATATGATGGCGATCACATAAATAAAAATGCGCAAGACCTTGTTCTTCGGCAGCAGGCTGTGCGCTTGCTTGAGTTTTGCTTTAAAGATGCTAAAGAATTTTTGAATGTATTTCATATTTTAAAATTGCCTGCCCGATAAGCCGGGTTTTGTCTAGGGATGTTATTCGTCTGTCTCTATTTTTACAAATAAAGTATAGCACGTTACCCGTCCCTTCAAGCGAGCCACTTGTATATAGGGACCTATTTACGCTTGCACCGTGTGGGGTTTACCATACCTGTCCTGTCGCCAGTCCAGTGGTGCGCTCTTACCGCACCGTTTCACCCTTACCTTAAAAAGGCGGTCTGTTCTCTGTTGCACTTTCCCTCGGCTCTCACCGGATGGACGTTATCCATCACACTGCTCTGCGGTGCCCGGACTTTCCTCGCTCTTAAAATTAAGGTCGCAACATCCTGGGCAGGCATGGGCGACAGTATATGACTCTGATAAAAACTCAAGAAAATTCTACTTACTCATTGCTGCAAATATTTTATGTCTTCCGATGCTTGACTTATGTACGTCTTGGTACATGGCGCCTTCGCTTCTCAGTTATAAAATATTTTCACGGATGATTAAGCGAATTTGTGCCATGGGATTCTCTGGGATTTTTGATGATTTTCGTGGGTTTTGAGCAGTTATTCACAAAGTTATCCACAGGCGGACACGGCAGAAATATTAAGAAAAGTGCAAATTGGTGTTGCGTTATCCCATATTATCCCATAAGATTCCATTGTGTCCCAAATATCACCATGAGCGAACCAAATGTGAGGGATGCGAGAGAGAAAAGCCCATTTTTTATAGGGCTTGATGCAAAAAAGAGAGGCATGGAGAGACGTGACGGTATTTCTGTCTACATACGTCAATAACATTGATAAGAAAGGGCGGGTAAGTGTACCTGCTCCTTTCCGTGCCGAAATGATGGCGCAGTCTCGCCAGTCTGTTGTGATTTTTCCGTCTCGCAAAGAGGGCTTCCTGTTTGTGTGGGGGTATGATGATTTTCTCGCATTTGCTAAACGCATTAACAGTCTTCCTCCAATGTCTAAAGAGCGCCAACGTTTGAGCCGTACAATTCTTGCTGCATCTAAAAACATTACTTTAGATGGTGATGGTCGTATGATTCTTCCTTCTGATCTTCTGGAAGTGGCTAAGGTTGAGGATAAGCTTCTATTCGCAGGTCAGGGTGAGTACTTCACGCTTTGGAATCCTGAGCTATACGAACAGTGTCAGACTGCTGACGAAGAGCATTATGATGATGATCTAGAGACTCTATCAGAAGGGTGGGCGATTTAATGCATGATCCTGTAATGCTCACTGATGTGTTGAATTCAGCTGGAGAGCTTTCAGGGAAACGTGTTGTGGACTGCACTTTTGGTGGTGGCGGTTATACGAAAGTCTTTTTGGATCGTGGTGCTTCGGTTGTGGCGATTGATAAAGACCCTTCAGCTATTGAACGTTCAAAGGAATTTGTATCTGAGTATGGTGATAAGTTCCGTATTCATCACGGTAGTTTTAGAGAGTTGGATGATGCGCTTGCAGGTGAGGTTGCAGATGTGATTGTAGCGGACCTTGGCATTTCTTCATTTCAAATTGATCAAGCTGAACGTGGTTTTTCTTTCATGAAAGATGGGCCTTTGGATATGCGCATGTCTGCTGATGGTTTAAGTGCTGCAGATGTGGTTGCTGACTTTGAAGAGGAGCGTCTCGCAAATATTATTTACATGTACGGGGAAGAGCGTTTGTCTCGCCGTATTGCGAAAGCCATTGTAAGGGCGCGCAGTGAATCTCGTATTGAAACAACAACAGAGCTTGTAAAGGTTATTGAGTCTGCTGTTGGTCGCCCGAAGGGTAAAAAATCTAAGCATCCTGCTATGCGCACATTTATGGCATTGCGCCTGTTTGTAAATCAAGAATTAGAAGATCTGGAAGTCTTGCTGGAAAAGGCTATGCATAGCCTAAGCGAAGATGGAAAGCTTATTATCGTAACGTTTCACTCTCTGGAAGATCGTATTGTGAAACAGTTTATGCACCGTTTTAAAACAAAACCTGCTCAGGTGTCTGAAGTTTGGCCAGAGGCGGCAGCCTCTTTGCTGGATAAGGTTTTTGTTTTGCCAACACGCAAAAGCGTCAAAGTCTCAGAAGAAGAAGTTAAAAATAACCGTAGGGCAAGAAGTGCGCAAATGCGTGTTTTGGAAAGGGTTGCATGAATATTAAGTTGATGGATGTATGTATCGTCCTCTTCACTGGTCTATCATTTATCGCCATGGTGCATATTAAAACTGATGTGCAAGTGATGAAAGATAAGCGTGAGCGTTTGCTTGCAAGTGAGCGTGCCCTTAAAGATGAACTTCGTGTGCTAAAAGCAGAGTACTACCACGTTTCTCGTCCTGAACGTCTGGAAGCTGTTGCACGTCAAATTGGTATGGTGCCAATGGATATGGATCAGGTGAAACGTATCTCTTTTGATGGAGGCGAGCGTTTCTAATCTATGGCAAGGCGTCGCACAAAAAACAAGAATAAGCTCACCGATTTTCAGGTGAGGTTTTTCGTTTTTAAAGCCGTTATTGTTCTATGTTTTGTTGGTCTTTCTTATAAAGTTTTGGAGCTTGGTTTAGATAGTGCACGTGAGCCTAAGGCACCAAGTAACTTCGCGCAAAATACATTTGTTGAGCGTGGTACGATTTATGATCGTAATGGAATTGAACTTGCGCTGACTTTAGATGTTCATTCTCTTTATGCTGACCCTAAAATGATGCTAGATCATGATGAAGCCATTGCTTCTTTGAAAACACTCTTTCCTGATTTGAAGTGGGAAAAGCTTGAGGCACGAATTAAAACGCCAAAGCGTCGCTTTGTGTGGCTGAAGCGCAAGCTGACACCAGTGGAGGTTAAGGCTGTTTACCGTCTTGGTATTCCGGGGCTTGGCTTTAAAAAGGAAAAAGTGCGCTTTTACCCACATGAAAACCTATATGCTCACATGGTTGGTGGTGTGAATAATGCTGGTCAAGGTGCATTTGGTTTGGAGTACTACCAAAATAAACGTCTGTCTGGTGGTGAAGATTTAACTCTGACAATTGACTCTCGTTTGCAGGAACGTTTGCACTCTTCGCTTGCAAAAGTTATGGAGCAAGAAGGGACTTTTGCAGTGTGGGGCGTTGCTCTAAATGCAAAGACGCGTGAGGTTTTGGCAGCTGTGAGCATGCCTGATTATGATCCGAATGCGCTTGGTGATGCGAGTGAAGATGTTTTGAGAAACCGTTTTGCGCAGGGTGTATATGAGATGGGTTCTACGTTTAAAGTGTTCACACTTGCGCAAGCTTATGAGTTGGGTTTGATTGATGATGAGACAGAAATTGATGCACGTAAGCCAATCAAAATCTCTCGCTTCACAATTAAAGACTCTCACGCTAAAGAAAAAATTATGACGCCGGGCGAGGTTTTAAAGTTCTCATCAAACATTGGTGCGTCTCGTATTAGTGATATGATTGAAGTTGATCAGCTTAAAGATTTTTATGGCAGGATGTCTTTCCTTGGGCCTGTTGACTATGGTTTTGGTATGTCAGCGTCACCGCTTTATCCAAATCGTAAGTGGGGCCGTATCCATAAAATGACAATGAGTTTTGGTCATGGTATTGCCATTGCCCCATTGCAGCTTCTTGCAGGTTTTTCAGCTATGGTGACAGATGGTGAAGTAAGGCAGCCTAAGTTTTACATGGATGCGCCGGAAGATGAGCTTGTTTATCAGGTGGTTTCTGATGCTACAATCAAGAAAATGCGTGAGCTTTTGCATGAAGTCACTGTAACGGGTACAGCAAGACTTTCTAAGGTTGGTGGCTTTAATGTCGGTGGTAAAACAGGGACTGCGGAAGCCAGTGTTGCTGGTGGATATAATGAAGATCATCGTGTTTCTTCATATATAGGTGCGATTCCTATTGAAAATCCAGAGCTTATCGTGCTTATTATGGTGGATGAAAGCCAGAAAATTGGTGGAGGAGGGCGTATTGCTGCGCCTGCTTTTGCTGAATTTGTAAAAGGAAGTGTTCCAATTTTAGGAATGCGCCCAACGGTGCAGGAAGAGTGGCACCTTTTAGATAGAAGTGGAAAGAATGAATATGCAGGTCGAGCTAAAGGAGCTGTTGCCGGACTATAACGGTACGTCGCTTGCTTTTAAAGATGTTGTAAGTGATTCTCGTCAGGTGAAATCTGGCGATCTTTTTGTGTTTGATAAAGGTATTGGTGGCGATGCTGAAAAGTTTGTCTCTGATGCAAAAGCAAAAGGCGCAGGCCTTGCCATTACAAATGTGGATGGCGTGGGTGATATGCAGGATCCATTTCCGCTTGAGTTGATGGCGAAATTCTATGCTAAAAAATACCCGAATCGTATTGAAGAGCTTACAGCTGTGACAGGTACAAACGGTAAAACATCTGTGTCTTGGTTTGTAATGCAAATGATGTCTGTGCTCTCTGAGAAGAATGCGTGCCTTGGCACGATGGGTCTTTTTGTTGATGGTGAAAAGGGTGTGGAAACAGGTTACACAAGCCCGATGCCAAACCAGTTGATGAAAATTCTTTCTGATTTGAAAGATGAGAATGTTTCAAGTGTGTGTATGGAAGCATCCTCTCATGCGCTTGCACTCAGAAGGCTTTCTGGTGTTCAGTTTAAGGCAGCCGCCTTTACAAACTTGACGCCAGAACATTTAGATTTTCATGGAGACATGGAGCGTTACGCTGTTGAGAAGTTTCGCCTGTTTATGGAAATGCTGACGGAAGATGGGGTGGCTGTTCTTCCAGTGAATAAGCCGGAAGTTTTACCGCTTCTTGCAGGTCTTAAAGCTGGTGGCAGAAAAGTTTTAACATATGGTCCAGACTCGGCAGAGCTTGTTGTAAGGCAAACGTCTCTTACTGAGGCGGGGCAGGTTGTGTTGATTAAATATGATGACGTGCAGGAGGAAGTAGAGCTTCCGCTTATTGGTTCTTTCCAGGCTGAAAATATTGCGGCTGCACTCGGTATTATTATTTCACTTGGTGGTGATATAAGGGAGCTTATTAAAATGCTTCCAAGTATTCAGGCCGTACCGGGGCGTATGCAAGTGATTTCTGCTACGGCTGAAAATGCGCCAACAGTTGTTGTAGATTATGCGCATAGTACGGATGCTTTAGAAAAAGCACTTCAAGCTTTAAGGCCGCATGTAAAAGGTCAGCTCTCAGTTGTGTTTGGATGTGGCGGTAACCGTGATACATCTAAGCGAAAAGGCATGGCGCTTGCTGCGAAAAAATATGCTGATGTGACCTATATTACAGATGATAATCCGCGCCATGAGGATCCTGAGTTTATTCGATCTGAAGTGCATAAACATCATGTTGAAGCGCAAAATATTGGTGACCGTGAAAAAGCAATTTGTATAGCTATTGAAAATGCCTCTGCTGGAGATATTGTGTTGGTGGCAGGTAAAGGACATGAAACTGGCCAGATTGTTGGTGATCAGGTTCTGCCTATGAATGATATTGAAATTTGTGCAAACATTTTAGGAGGGGCAGTATAATGTGGACTTTGAGAGAGCTTAAGCGTGCCCTTGGGTTTGATGCGGTTGGCAAGGATGCAAACCTGGGTCGTATTTCTATCGATAGTCGTACCCTTGAAGATGGTGATATTTACCTTGCACTTAAGCGTGAGAAGGATGGCCACGATTATATTGAGGATGCACTAGATAGTGGTGCGTCTTTCGCTATCTCTGAACGAAAAGAAGATGAAGGTGACCCGCAAATTCTTGTGGTGGATTCAACTGAAAAAGCTTTGAATGATCTTGCAGATGCCCGTCGTGATTGGGCATACTTGCAGCGTGTTGCTATTACTGGAAGTGTAGGCAAAACAACTTGTAAAGATATGCTCTCTAAATCTTTAGGGGCGTATGCTTCTATTAAAAGTTTTAATAACCATATCGGTGTGCCTTTAACGCTTTCTAATATTCCTAAAGGGCAGCGTTTTGGTGTATTTGAAATTGGTATGAACCATCCAGGTGAGATTGTACCTCTTGCAGAGCTTGTTAAGCCTCATGTCGCCATTATTACAGCTGTAGCGCCTGCGCATATTGGTGCGTTTGAGTCGGTTGAGGATATTGCTGTTGAGAAGTTTTCAATTCTGCGCGGACTTGAGCAGGGTGGAGTACTCATTACAACATCTGAGTGCTATGAAGCTTATAAAGCTTATGTGCCAGAAGGTGTGAAAGTCTTGCTTGTGTCTTCTAAGGAAGATGCAAATGCAGATGCATCAGTGATGTCTATTAAGAAAGGTGGAAACGGTTATACGCTTGCGGTCAGTGTCATGAACGAACTGTTTACATTGTCTGTGCAGGATGTCGCCCCGGCCTTTTTGACCAATGCGCTTTTAACACTTCTTTGCACAAAGTATCTGGAAGCTCCAATGGAGAAGGCGCTTGCAACGCTTGAAAATTACGCACCAGTTGAAGGGCGCGGCAATATTGAAATGGTGGAAGGTGTCACTGTTATTGATGATAGTTATAACGCTAACCCTATGTCTATGAAGGCTGCACTTGAACGCGCGCTTTCTATGAAGAATTCAGCGGGGAAATGTTATGCCATTATTGGTCAGATGGGTGAGCTTGGGGATATGAGTGAAGAATTGCATAAATCTCTTGCTGAAACGGTGAACCAGTTTGATGGTGCTTATGTGGTTGGTGAGGATGCTAAAGTTTTGCATGATGTGCTAGATGCGAAGGTGCAAAAGGGTTTCTTTGATCAGGCAGATGATTTGCCATACGGTGAAATTTCTTCGCACTTGCATGATGGAGATATCATTGTTATTAAGGGCTCGAAAGTGATTACTTATACAACGCATGTTGTGAAGAATCTAAAGGCTGCCATCCAAAATAAAACAGAAGAAAAACATGCTGTATAACTTTATTTACCCTCTTTACGAACAGTTTACTGTACTGAACGTTCTTAAATATATTTCTGTGCGCTCAGGTGCGGCACTCTTTATGGCCTTTTTTGTGGTGATGATTATTGGGCCAGGCTTGATTCGTAAGTTTAAGGGACTTCAGCAGTCTAAAAAGACTGTGCGTGACGATCACCCTGAGGCAAGTGTGCAAGCAAAGCAAGGAACGCCAACAATGGGTGGTCTTATGATTATTATTGGTCTTCTTGCAAATGTGATGCTTTGGGCAGATTTAACGCAGCCGCTTGTGTGGCTGGTGAGTGCTGTGATTGTGGCATTTGGTCTTGTTGGTTTTCTGGATGATTACTGTGGTATGACAGGGCTTTGGAAAAAAGGTGTGCCGGGTAAGGTGCGTCTTGCTATTCAGTTTGTTGTTTGCTGTACGGTTTTGTTTGTGTGGGCAAAAGTTTCAGGTAATGCGGATGTCACAACTCTGTACTTCCCATTCTTTAAAGAGTTTTCAATTGATCTTGGCCTGATTGGCTACATGTTGTTTGGTTCGCTTGTGATGATTGGTTGTGCGAATGCGGTTAACTTAACGGATGGTCTTGATGGTCTTGTGAGTATTCCGGCTGTATTTGCAGCAGCGTCATTGGCCTTTATTGCTTACGCAGTTGGTCGTGTTGATTTTACTGAATATCTACATATTCCTTACGTTGCAGGAGCGGGTGAGCTGACGGTTGTTTGTGCGGCTCTCATTGGTTCTATTCTTGGATTCCTTTGGTTTAACGCACCGCCAGCGCGTATCTTTATGGGGGATACAGGTTCCCTTGTGATTGGCGGAATGCTTGGTTTTATTGCTGTTGCTGTGAAGCATGAAATTACATTTGCCTTTATTGCGGGCCTGTTTGTTATTGAGGCGCTTTCTGTGATGATTCAGGTGGGATCATTTAAGCTTCGTGGTAAACGCGTGTTTAAGCGTGCGCCAATTCACCACCATTTTGAACAGCTTGGCTGGCCTGAAACAACAATTGTTGTGCGTTTTTGGATTATTTCATTGCTCTTTGCGGTGATTGGTCTGGCAACACTGAAGCTTCGATAAGGAATAAAACGTGAACAGAGGATTCTCACTCGCCCGTAAACGTAATCCACTTCTTATTTGGTGGAAGAGTATTGATAAGGCATTGTTGGGGGTCTTTCTGTTGTGGCTTGCTGTGGGTATGCTTGCTAGTTCAATTGCATCCCCTGCAGTCGCGGATACGTACGGCGTGGGCCCGTTTTACTTTACAAAAAAGCATGCAATCTTCCTGTTTGGTGGTCTTGTAACAGCGCTTGGCCTGTCTCTCTTTTCTTTCCGTAATGTGCAGAAAGTTGCTGTACTCACTTATCTTGGTGCTATGGTTGGTTTGTTGCTGGTTCTGTTAATTGGTAAGGATGTAAAAGGGGCGAGCCGTTGGATTGAGGTTGTAGGCTTTACTGTTCAGCCTTCAGAGTTCTTAAAGGTCTCTTTTCCTGTT
Protein-coding regions in this window:
- the mraY gene encoding phospho-N-acetylmuramoyl-pentapeptide-transferase, whose amino-acid sequence is MLYNFIYPLYEQFTVLNVLKYISVRSGAALFMAFFVVMIIGPGLIRKFKGLQQSKKTVRDDHPEASVQAKQGTPTMGGLMIIIGLLANVMLWADLTQPLVWLVSAVIVAFGLVGFLDDYCGMTGLWKKGVPGKVRLAIQFVVCCTVLFVWAKVSGNADVTTLYFPFFKEFSIDLGLIGYMLFGSLVMIGCANAVNLTDGLDGLVSIPAVFAAASLAFIAYAVGRVDFTEYLHIPYVAGAGELTVVCAALIGSILGFLWFNAPPARIFMGDTGSLVIGGMLGFIAVAVKHEITFAFIAGLFVIEALSVMIQVGSFKLRGKRVFKRAPIHHHFEQLGWPETTIVVRFWIISLLFAVIGLATLKLR
- the murF gene encoding UDP-N-acetylmuramoyl-tripeptide--D-alanyl-D-alanine ligase — translated: MWTLRELKRALGFDAVGKDANLGRISIDSRTLEDGDIYLALKREKDGHDYIEDALDSGASFAISERKEDEGDPQILVVDSTEKALNDLADARRDWAYLQRVAITGSVGKTTCKDMLSKSLGAYASIKSFNNHIGVPLTLSNIPKGQRFGVFEIGMNHPGEIVPLAELVKPHVAIITAVAPAHIGAFESVEDIAVEKFSILRGLEQGGVLITTSECYEAYKAYVPEGVKVLLVSSKEDANADASVMSIKKGGNGYTLAVSVMNELFTLSVQDVAPAFLTNALLTLLCTKYLEAPMEKALATLENYAPVEGRGNIEMVEGVTVIDDSYNANPMSMKAALERALSMKNSAGKCYAIIGQMGELGDMSEELHKSLAETVNQFDGAYVVGEDAKVLHDVLDAKVQKGFFDQADDLPYGEISSHLHDGDIIVIKGSKVITYTTHVVKNLKAAIQNKTEEKHAV